A single genomic interval of Hoplias malabaricus isolate fHopMal1 chromosome 7, fHopMal1.hap1, whole genome shotgun sequence harbors:
- the fabp7b gene encoding fatty acid binding protein 7, brain, b, which produces MDALCGSWKMVKSENVDDYLKALGHDDELRQIGNIVKPMITISQDGDTVVVKTETSVKSSESSFILGQELDHTTIDNRNCKSVVYVDEGQLVHVQKWDGNVTTITREVKDGQMIVTLTFEDAVAVCAYDRV; this is translated from the exons ATGGATGCTTTGTGCGGCAGCTGGAAGATGGTGAAGAGCGAAAACGTTGACGATTATCTAAAAGCACTTG GTCATGATGATGAATTGAGACAAATTGGGAACATAGTGAAACCAATGATCACCATTTCCCAGGACGGGGACACCGTGGTGGTGAAAACGGAGACCAGTGTAAAGAGCTCTGAAAGCTCCTTCATATTGGGTCAGGAGTTAGACCACACTACGATAGACAACAGAAACTGCAAG TCTGTGGTTTACGTGGATGAAGGTCAACTGGTGCATGTGCAGAAGTGGGATGGAAACGTGACCACCATCACCCGTGAGGTCAAGGATGGTCAGATGATCGTG ACACTGACCTTTGAGGACGCTGTGGCTGTGTGCGCCTACGACAGAgtgtaa